The genomic region accTTTCATCTGCCAGATATATGTTCTAAATTACCTGTTTTATTATTACTAGAAGCAAGAGtataaaaaattctttatttagtCCATTGTAGTTTTAAATGTTCCTgtcattttattgaaaataaaacctATTATCAGGTTGATCCTCTTTAATTTATAAACGatagggattttctttttttttttttttgagacggagtctcgctgtgtcgcccaggctggagtgcagtggccggatctcagctcactgcaagctctgcctcccgggtttttacgccattctccggcctcagcctcccgagtagctgggactacaggcgcccgccacctcgcccggctagttttttgtattttttagtagagacggggtttcaccgtgttagccaggatggtctcgaactcctgacctcgtgatccgcccgtctcggcctcccgaagtgctgggattacaggcttaagccaccgcgcccggccaacgatagggattttcaaaaacatttccttttggGGAGAAGTTGTTAAATAAAGAAacacatggttttaaaaaaaaatcccaaactccCAATAGacctggaaacaaccaaaatggcCCTCAATGGACACATGATTAAATAGACTACTACATTAATACCGTGGAATATTACCCGGAAGTCAAAGGAATGAATTACAGATACACACAACTTGGGTGACTCTCAGttctgttgattgtcttttttttttttttttttcattaaagttGAGATTTTCCTGGTTTTCAGTACGATGAGTAATTTTTGCTGGAACCTGGGCGTTTTTGGTATTATTATGTTATGAGATGCTGGATCATATTTCAATGATCTTTGTTGGCTTGTCTCCTCTGACACGGCTCTGGTGAGGACAGTGGGGTGCTGCCTGGCTACTGCCAGGTGGGTGGAAGTCCAGGTGTATTTCCTCTGGTACTGCCTTGGTTGGGATGGGGAGGGATATTCTGTTCCCTGTGTGACCTCCAAGTCACATCTCAGGGAGTGGTGGCCCTGTTAGTACTGTGTGGTGGTGAAAGTCTTGACTCTGCACTAGGCTCCTTCTGTCACCACCCCATCAGGGAAGTGGAGGGAGGGATGCCTTCTTCCCACCAGATAGGGGAAGTCGAGGCTCCCCACATGATTCCTATCAACACTGCATGGTGGTGATTGGCCTTGTGATCATTCAGCAGTGATAATAGTCCCCGCTCCCCACTTGGGTTCCACTCTAGGAGGTTACACCTCCTTAGAGAGTGGAAAGAGCAGAGTTCGAGGCTCCCCACGTAGCCTTCTTTGGTGGATGTATGAGTGGGAGTGtagttttgtctttggtttttccTGGAGCTGAGTGGTTATTGtctaaaatgttctttcttgCTGGGTTGACCTTTCCTGGTTCTTTGGCTAGAGAGAGGAGACTTTCCTTGGGACTCTATGTCTGTACTCGTTTGTATTTCCAGGTTGTCAGTCTCTCCAGCACAAGTCTGGGATcgatgaggcaaaaagaaaacccatgacTGTGTCCTTCCTTAGATCCTGAGGTCCCTGCCTTGTTCTTCTTTACTTTACCTTtcagagtacacacacacacacacacacacacacgcacacacacacaccccgcccCACTGGGTTTTAAATGGAACTTAGCAGgacaaatagagaaaaatacattgactcttttttttctggaagtagAAGTCACTATTTCCCTTTAGGTTTTCTCCCTGCTCCCCGTTTAGGTTTTTATGATGCTTCCCGACTTATCAGATTTATGTCACTCCTAGGTAGAAGttaactatttgtattttttttttcttttgctaggcAAACGCCACATCCTTCGATGCATGGGTAACAGTGGAATTTGTAGGGCCTCTTGCAAAAAGAATGAACAGCCCTACCTCTATTGCAGAAATTATCAGGCCTGCTGCCTCCAGTCCTACATGAGGATAAGCATTTCCGGCAAAGAGGAAAATACCGATTGGTCTTATGAGAAGCAATGGCCAAGACTACCTTGAGAGCTGGTGATTACCATTCTCAACCTCTCTGGGCAGAGACCTGCTGTCAACCCCCCTCATTAAAATTCATGTACCTGCTACCCTTGTCTGTCTTTGATCCACTGAAAATCATAGTGAGAGACTGGGCTTTGCATGGTGACAATGTCTGTCTCATTCTGGATAAGCTCCGTGAGAGAGAAGGCTGGAAAACTGGGAAAACAATTACAGAGAGGCTAGACAAGCCAGTGAGGAAGGGGGAAGAATGAATCGAATAAGGGAGGGTTGAAGGGTTTAGGCAGATTTATGACTTAATCTGTGCCATGTAGAACTCAGGGAGGGTCTTTAACCAGTGGGATGAATACATAGGGCAGTAGGTGGAGGTCTTGTAGACAACTTTGGCCTAGTTCATGAAAAAACTTTATAACCAACAGAGCTGCTGTAATGTGGAATAAGCTGTGTTGGTTTCAAGCTGTGAGACTGAAGGGCCTGTTTGGTGGTTATTGCAGAAGGTCTTTGAATATTGGGTGCTGTTGTTGTGGATAGTCAAGGTCCTCTAATTCTTCAAAACCTAAGAGGCTTATGTCCCCAATGACAACTAACACCAGCTTtgtaatataaaattcaaattttactttcTATATCTTACCTTCTACTAACAGTTCTAAATTCTGTCAAAAGTAGAGTAGTACTTACCCATTATCTTTCTCTACTTCTCTGATTCTCCTCAACTTATTACAATTTGCCTTTGTGCTTATTTGCTATTGGACTGGTTCTGGTCAAGGTCACCAGTggacctcctttttttttttcatcataatATGCCTTCTTATATGTATCAAAACTCATACTAAACCATGAGTTCTGGGTTGGAAAAGATGATTTAGTTTTTGCACCTCTCTATAAGTCTTTGTCCACAagttaaacaaaaacataaacaagtgTAACTGGATCTCCTTTTTGAAAGTTTCAGAATGTTCTTCAACTTGTATCTCAATCTGCCTCTGTGCAGCATTTCCACTATAGGTTATTCCCCCCTTGAAAACCTTAACTGCCTAGGGTTCTGTGATTTCactctctgttttcttcctaaCTTTCAGGCTGCCCCTTCTCCGTCATCTTTTGGGGTTCCTCATCTGTTATTTCTCTCGTTGGATTCTTCTGGGGTTACTCTTCTCTTCTGACAATAAAAACTCTCCACATTCCTAGGAAAAGGCTGACAGTCCTATGGTCATGATAACAAGTACATACcttgaaatgttttaaacattttttatggtCAATGACAACTTGCTTCAGTGAACACACTTCTGAAAGCTAATTGTCAGTGACAGCATTGTGCTTTGAATATGTCAATCAGCTTTGAATTCATTTCAGTGTACACACTTCTAAATTGTCATTAACCAATTCCCACCTCTGTAGCCAACACAACTCCCTCAAAATGTGTTCCCCAAATGCTGTGTAAGTTCAACACTTCGCTCTGATGAAGGAGCTTATGATGGACCAGCATGGCTCTCCTGTTCTTAAGaaagcaggccgggcatggtggctcacgcctgtaatcccagtgctttgggaagctgaggcgggtggatcacctgaggtcaggagttcaagaccagcctgactaacatggagaaaccccatctctactaaaaatacaaaatcagccgggcacagtggcgcattcctgtaatcccagctactcgggaggctgaggcaggagaattgcttgaacctgggaggcagaggttgcactgagctgagattctgccattgcactccagcctgggcaacaagagcaaaactccacctcaaaaaaaaagaaagcaatcatTTCAGCATTTTGGTTTTAGACATTGAGTGATAGTTTCATCCTTTGAcaatgatctttttttctttttcctctggtgCTGCCACCTATCCCAACAACAAAGTTTATGATCTGGATGAAAGTATTGGTTCTGAACCACTGTTCCAGGAAGAATACTGGTTGAAGAACCCAGGCTGATCCTCCCACTGAAAACAGCGGaaaaaatgtacttaaaatatacaacaaaacttttaaaacatctttaacCTTGCAAGAAAAGTAAGGCCAAGAATATTaaaaccagccgggcgcagtggctcacgcctgtaatcccagcactttgggaggccgaggtgggtggatcatgaggtcaagagttcgagaccagcctgaccaacatggtgaaatcccgtctctactaaaaataccaaaattagctgggcgtgatggcacgcacctgtaatcccagctactcaggaggctgaggcagtagaatctcttgaacccagaaggtggaggttgctgtgagctgagatcatgccattgcactctagcctgggcgacagagcgagactctgtctcaaaaaaaaaaaaagaaagaaaagaaagaatattaaaacCAAATGCAAGTGGGCACTCTTTCGAAGGCAGTGACTGAAGCTGACTTTTGTCACAAAGACACTTGCTGAATCAGGTGAACTTGAGCTTTGGTTTCCATGGCTTTGGCCAAGGTGGGGGTAAGCAGGGGAGAGAAGGCAGTGACTAGGGTCTGAAAAAATATGAGTCTCATAGGAGATCCCTATATAAATCTCAGTCCTTAAAGTGTTACATATGctgtataaaaataaagcagatacaACATCCCTTTTCCTTCACCAGAGATTTTCAAGGAAAATTGCCTGATTTTGAACCTAAGTATtcagtaaatagaaaaaaagtcttcACTGAGAATTTATAACCTCAAGGTACATCTCATATAGTCTCTCAGCCTGAATTCACAGTACATGggtcatatgaaaaaaaatcaagcttaAAGTTGTCCCAGACTAGTAGTGctaaaaagacagaagaaaactaAGGAGTAGACCTTTAACTCAGGACTCAACTAGTTTAGTCAACCAAACTTCTGAGGAAAATGAACAGACCAGAGCCCCAAATCACAAAATACACAAGGAACTAAGGCACCATGAATTAAGGTCAGCAGAAATCACAGTCTAGAGATTCAGACTTTCAAAGACTTCAAATTTCAGAATTATCAGGAATAACaagcttaaaaaaataatgagaccCAAATTTCCCATCATGAATTAGGTATTATCTAACCCTTTGAGTAATATAATTAGACCTGTGAAGAATTTCCAATGTTAGATGAAAGTAATATGTTCAAAACTGGAACTTAGCAGGTCTGGCAAGCATAAACTGCAGAAGCAGGTGGTTCAGATGCCTATATCACCCATTCCTGCTTTATTGCCTCTTCTTCATCACACACTAATAGTATCATGAGGGATTCCTATGGTTAGTtaataaaggaggaaaaagcaAGGCCAGGTTTGTGGAATGGTCTGCATGACATGCTAGCACCAGACAGAAGTGCTGCATTACAGCCTGATGTGGCAGTGGCCCAAAAGACAGTGGTTAAGGGAAATCCTTCCAGCAGAAGGAAGGCTTGCCTAGGTATGGATCTACAGTAATTCATGAATGCTGGTAATGGACTGGCTGGTTGTTTAGGTTCTTGGGAACAGCAAGACTGGAAAATTTGTAACAATGAAGTTTGTTGTAGAGTTATGTGGATGGGACAGgatgtgaagatttttttttttttctgtcacaggGAGACAAGTAAAGCTCTCAGTCTCAGTAATCAGGTGGACAAATGACCCATCCTTTCACCCACAATTGAGGGGCCATCCTTACCCTTGGATGTCCATGTGTGATCAAGGCTTGGTCAAAGAGATGGGTCTACAGAGCCATAGAAGCTTTTCGACAGCTTCTATTTCAACCCAAAAGACACTGGGGCAAAAAGGAGTCTTCATAGCTCACACTTGGGACAGTCAATTTCCTACAGTGATACGGTGACAGATAAAACCTTCCTCTAAGGCCATGGTTAGTAGGAAAATGAATGCTTTCACCTGAAGTGTCTCCTGTTCTAGAAAAAAAGCTTTTAGTGTCCTAGTAGCTACTCTCACAGATGCAAAGATTTAGAATTTTGATCATGACCACTTATGCTGCCATTAAGACACCTGTTGAGAAGGcagaaaaacacatgaaaaaattgttGTTGGAATAGCTAACTAAGCTATTGAGGTTGTGCATAGGTCACCAGCaaacaagaaatactaaaaatagattaaaacttGTGGAAATAATTTGACATTTCAAGAAGAGCACTGAAGAGTTTATCATTGGAAATAGTGAAAATTTTAGACTTCTTTACACAGCTGTTTCTATTAATAGAATTACATATTGGTGGGAAGTGGGAGGTCACTGTGGTGTTTTATCTATATGTATGTGACTTAGTTTATCACTCTGAGGACAGGGGTGAGTGACATTCGAGAAGAAGTCATGAGGTATGGTGAACATTTGGGGGAGAGGTCTGAGTTCCCTGTCCCGCCTCAGACTCTTCAACCATGTCTTTCTTGCTGCTTATTTCAAAGTAGTCTGTAGTGAACcttattgttaaaatattatcaataattCCTGGTGTTGAGTCACTCAAGGGTGTGGGAGATGTCGTAGGAAGTCGCCTGTGGTCTTCATTAGATGGAACGCAGCAGGCTCGATGATTTTTGCATGTTTCTTTCACTGCTTCTCCATCTTTGCATTGTTTCCTGCAGTGCCCTGATCTGTTCCAGCATTTTTTTTCACCACCATAGGCtgaataataaaaggaaaaaccaCTGATTTTGGGTTACTGATGCTCTCAATTTCACTAGCATGACTATATATCTGGCATCCTGTATCCACACTGTGGATCATAATTAGATGACGGCTGCAAGACTCCCACCTCAGGTCTGGTAAATACTCAACCTCCCATTTGCCCGTTTTTAACTATTCTGAAAGTGGGATGAATCTTACCATCATCGAAAAGAAACTCCAGTCATGAGGAATTGGGGCTGCTTATAATGAAGCTACCTTCAGTGTAAAGGTACCTGAGTAAAGaaagtacatctttttttttcttttctttctttttttttttgagatggagtctcactctgtcaccaggctggagtgcagtggtgtgatcccggctcactgcaacctccacctccctggttcaagcaattatcttgcctcagcctcctgagtagctgggactacaggcacgtgccaccacaccccgctaatttttgtatttttagtagagacggggtttcatcatgttggtcaggatggtcttgatctcttgacctcatgatctaccagcttcagccttccaaagtgctgggattgcaggcgtgagccaccgctcccggccacaAAGTACGTCTTCTTGTTACTTCAACAAGTACATCTTGCTACTACTTCAACAAGTGTGATTAAGTTATTTGCATTGGTCATATCCCATTCTACTGCAAAGTATACCTTCACatgagtatataaaatatatctgtgtagtgtatgtttattgcaacacaattcacaactgcaaagatatggaatcaacctaagtgcccatcaaccgatgaatgaataaagaaaatgtggaacatatacaccatggaatactactcatccataaaaaggaacaaaataatgtcttttgcagcaacttggatggaactggaggtcattattttaagtaacTTAGGAATTGAAAAacgaataccacatgttctcacttataagtgggagctaagctatgggtacacaaGGGCATACAGAGGGGACATTGGAGTCTCAGAAGGGGGAAGAgtaaggggagggggagggatgaagaactacctattgggtacaatataCACTACTGcagtgatgggtgcactaaaatcttagGCTTCActactatacaattcatccatgtaaccaaaatccacttgtacccctaaagctattgaaatttaaaaaataaaaaattataacccaaagtataaaataagcatgtgtccaaaaatacaaaaattagccacacgtggtggcacatgcctattttcccagctaactcaggaggctgagataggaggaatacttgaacctgggacgcagaggctttggtgagttgagatcgtgccattgcacttcagcctgggcaacagagtgagactgtctcaaaaaagaaaaaaaaaaagaaaaaaaatagataataagaGAAGAAAGTATAACATATTTTATGTGGATACATAATATAAGcattatgaaaatacaaaaaaatgataagcatTATGGAGAGAAATGAAGCAGCGAAGGGGTTTAGGAAGTGTGTGATGGGAAATAGTGAAAGATTTACCTTGAGTTTTGAGAAGGAAGAGGCAGGGTGAGCTATGAGACTAACTGGGGGCAGAGTATATAtcaggcagaggaagcagcaagtgcaaaggcttagaggcaagacctgtctcaaaggTTCTGAAAAACAATAAGGTAGTTATGGTGAGTATAGAGTAAGTTAAGTGGAGAGTAACTGGAGAAAATATAATGGGAGTTGATTTCACATCGAATCTTGCAGGTCTTTGAAAGAAAGCCATTCAGAACTTTTGATCACAGGATGATaagagaaatgcagattaaaacaacAGTACgagggagactgaggcgagtggatcatttgaggtcaggagtttgaaaccagcctagccaacgtgctgaaaacccatctctactaaaaatacaaaaattagccaggcgtggttgtgcatgcctgtaattccagctactcaggaggctgaagcagggggatcacttgaacccccgaggcggaggtttcagcaagccgagatcatgccactgcacaccagcctgggcaacagaccgagactctgtttcaaaacacgaacaaatacaaaaaaacaaccaCGACAGTAAgagattattttatattcatcaGCTGGGTGTTTGAAGGACTATGGTGATAGAAAAACCCTTGTGTATTTTCGATGAGAGGGTAGGGAGATCTCCCTGTCCCTATAAATGTCACTGATTTCTATTATTCTTCCTCAAATGTAGGGGCTGTTTAAGATAAAGCATCAAGACTTTATGCTTCTTTCATTGTCTCAACTCTTTGCTCCAAGAGAATGACTCCAAATTTATAGCTCTTAGCACTCAGACTTGAAGCCCTAGATCCTGTAATATATCCTTCACTCCCCATATGCTGAATTTTTATGACTCGTGGATTGCATGTACAAAATCTTTCACATCTGTCTCTTTCCTAGTCTCAGTATCTCCACTAGAACTCAAAGCAGACCAATTGCTTTCAAAGAGATCACACAGAATTATTCCTGTTTGTGTCTGGAATTGTAACTGGAGAATTATTCAAAACCCCCAGAGTTGGCAATTTCTGCTGGCAGTATCCTTTAAGATACACAACTTCTGATTACTGACTTCTGATTACCCAGGATTGTGGTGTAGGAACACAAGCACGGGAAGAGCCAGCAGCAGGAGGTTCCTGGTCCCTGGGAAACAGGAGAGGTTTCCCTGTTTCCCTACCCTGAATGCCAGGGTAGACCCAGGCGTTCAGAATGCCATGTGCAGTGGGAGTCTGAGCAAGAGTTACTGGCCTCTCTGCAATGAGGGTAGAGGAATAGAGGAattaatggaatatttttttttattttcttgcccaCCACCACCAGACTTACATTTAACTTGGTTATTTGCCCTCTAGGAATCTATCCTATTTAAGCCCCTGtccaaatatgtaaatatattaatgtttgtACAAGCATATTCATTGATGTGTTgttagaaaattaagaaatgtcTCAAATGACTGTATATGATTTTATAAGGCTTATCCTACAGCAGAAGTATACAACTTTACAAACAATAAGGCAGATCTTTAGATGATGACATGGAAAGATGGCCACAGAATAAGAAGTGAAAGAAGACCGCTgcacagggccgggcgcggtgactcatgcctgtaatcccagcactttgggaggctgaggcgggtggatcacctgaggtcaggagtttgagaccagcctggccgacatggtgaaaccccgtctctactaaaaatacaaaaattagtcggacacgatggtgcacacctgtaatcccagctacttgcaagactgaggcaggagaattgcttgaacccaggaggcagaggttgcagtgagctgagattgcgccactgcactccagcctgggtgacagatcgagatttcatctttttttttaaaaaaaaaaaagaaagaaagagagctgCGTAGCCATGCATGGAGTATGCTTACTTtgttataaaacagaaatacttaGATTCATTTTTATGTAAGTTCAATCACACATTGAAATGCAccttgaaaaacataaaacaaagagGAAACAGGCTTGCTTCACCAGTGATTTCAAAGTTCTGGTCAGGCCTTTAGATATACTTAAGAAAGCAGTGATTATGAAAAGCTTAGATTTTCACTgtagaaggaagaaaagccaGTTCTGTCTTCCATATAACAGCTCAGCCGATCATTTCTGACCTGTTCACCAAATTCTAGAACTTTAGAAACAAAAAGAACCTCATTACAGCGATAGCAGGACTTTTAGGGCCAAGAAAACATGCAAAGTGGGCTGCGGGAATCATTTTCAAAAGCTGGCACAAGCTGGAAAGAGAAGAGATGTGAGCCTAGCTTTC from Macaca thibetana thibetana isolate TM-01 chromosome 10, ASM2454274v1, whole genome shotgun sequence harbors:
- the LOC126964341 gene encoding beta-defensin 119 produces the protein MKFLFLFLAILLATEVPVISGKRHILRCMGNSGICRASCKKNEQPYLYCRNYQACCLQSYMRISISGKEENTDWSYEKQWPRLP
- the DEFB118 gene encoding defensin beta 118, with product MKLLLLALPILVLLPQVIPAYGGEKKCWNRSGHCRKQCKDGEAVKETCKNHRACCVPSNEDHRRLPTTSPTPLSDSTPGIIDNILTIRFTTDYFEISSKKDMVEESEAGQGTQTSPPNVHHTS